The sequence TTCCATCCTGTAGCTCCAGGAGGCCGCCGAACCGTGAATGAGTCGGGACGCCATGGGCTAAAAGCACGCCGTTTAAAGTGATGGAGCATACAGTGCCAATGCCCACACACCCCTCACGAACGAGGACATCACCAATGCGTTCGCCTGGACCGAACAGAGTAATAAGACGGCCCATGGCGTAACCGGTCGCAAAGATCTGTTTCATTAAAGGTACGGCTCGTTCAAGCTGGTCTTGCCCGATGACACTCGCGTTTATCACCACGGTGCCGATTTTTTCCGCGAGATTGAAATCCATATTATAGGTCAGCTGATCAATCTTGGCCGCCAGGTAACCCACCTTTTCGTAAGCTCTCGCAAAGGATAATTCTTTAAGACCCCGTTCAGTTATCCGGTGGCCGCGCTTGCCGAAAATCTCAGTCATCCCCTCGCGATCCATCTGCTGGAGATAAAGGCGGACCGTGCGCTCACTCACTTCATGGCCCATGGCCAGAAGCTGCTGGTTAATTATTGAGCTGCTCAAGGGTTTGTTGGAGGCCTGAAGAATCCTCAAGACGGCCAGACGCTTTTTTTCTCTTTTTTCCCGCATGAATCGAACTATACCGGCAAATATGCCTTTTGTCAAATGTAATACCGGCAAAATTGCCAGTTTTTTAGCTCTATCTTGCCAGCCGGAGTATTCGAAACCGACTAAAGTCGCGCTCTGTAAAGGTTTAGGTTTACGCTGAATAGGAAAAAATGCCGACTCATAAAGGCCTATATGAGAGTCAAAATAGGAAAATTTGCCGAATAACGTTAAAAATACGCCCCCATTTTTTTCTCGGTTTGGTAATATATTACATAAAAATTATTAGTTAGGCTTGACAGCCATTAATTTTTGTGAGATAGTAATGGCAATAGGTTGCCGGATGATCAAGCTCTGTTTTAAAAGCGAAACAAAGGGAAAGTTTTTCGTGGCCAGGTACGTCTCACTAATATTTAAAAAATTAAAATTGGCAATCTATAGTCGCTTCATAATTTTTTAGAGGAGAAAGAAATGAATCTAAACAGACCCAACAGTAATGAGGCCCTGCAAACTAATAACAGATCGCGATTTGTCGTGCCCCAATCCGGAATCTGCAGCCGTTGTATAGATGGATGTAAAGGCAACTGTGATCTCTTCAAGGCTACTTTCCGCGGACGCGAGCTTCTTTATCCCGGACCTTATGGGGAAGTCACCGCCGGGGCGGACAAGGATTATCCCGTTGATTACTCCCACCTCAACATTATGGGGTACGCTCTTGGGGCTGAAGGGGTGGCCGCGGATCCCGACCATGCCACCTTTCCGGCTGTTGATACCGAGACGGTGTTCGGAACGG is a genomic window of Deltaproteobacteria bacterium containing:
- a CDS encoding DUF128 domain-containing protein, whose product is MREKREKKRLAVLRILQASNKPLSSSIINQQLLAMGHEVSERTVRLYLQQMDREGMTEIFGKRGHRITERGLKELSFARAYEKVGYLAAKIDQLTYNMDFNLAEKIGTVVINASVIGQDQLERAVPLMKQIFATGYAMGRLITLFGPGERIGDVLVREGCVGIGTVCSITLNGVLLAHGVPTHSRFGGLLELQDGKPTRFVELIHYEGTTLDPLEVFIRGGMTDYIGAITTGNGRIGASFRELPAGSRDRVITLAGQLQEVSLGGFMSVGWPGQPLFEIPVSEGRLGAVVIGGLNPVAILEEYGIRIQNRALAALADYQTLFSYQELDTRIRSFM